CACCCTGTTTCGGCCACTGCACAGCAAGTTCGGCCTCCAGTTCCGCTATTTCGGCGTCGGGGGGGCCCGGTTCGACGAGAAGGTGGCCCTGTCGTTGCGGGATCTGGGATTCACCATCATCCAGGCCTACGGGATGACCGAGACGGCGGCCCTCGCCACGCTGAACCCGCCTTCGACGCGGGAGCTGGGCTCGGTGGGAATGCCTCTGCCTCATGTCCGGATCCGTATTCAGGACCCCGACTCGGACGGGATCGGACGCGTCCTGATGCGGGGCGAGAACATCATGCAGGGGTACTGGAAAAACCCCGAAGAGACGGAGAAGACCTTTCGGGACGGCTGGCTCGACAGCGGCGACCTGGGCTACGTGTCCGAATCCGGGAGCCTCTATATCACCGGGCGGGACAAGGAGATGATCGTTTTGCCATCGGGAAAGAACGTCTTCCCCGAAGAGGTGGAGCATCACTATCAGAGCCACTGTCCCTACATCAAGGAGATGTGCGTGCTGGGCGTCCAGACGCCCGACGGAGAGGTTCAGGAACGGCTCCACGCCGTCATCGTTCCCGATTTCGACGTGCTGCGCAGCAACCAGGTGGTCAATTCGCAGGAGATGATCCACTACCTGCTGGAGGGCATCTCCCAGGAGTTGCCCGCCTACAAGCGGGTCCACAGTTTCGCCATTCGGACCGAGCCGCTTCCCCGCACCACGACCCGCAAGATCAAGCGCTTCGTTCTTCAACAGGAGGTGGAGGCCAGCGCTGCGGACGAGCCTCCCGCCCGTTTCGAAGCTGCCAGCGCGCCCGCGAGTCCTACCGAAGAACGAATCTTCGAGCTGCTTCGCCGGACCCGCAAGGCGCCGATCATCCACCGGGAGATGAACCTGGAGCTGGACCTCCGTTTCGATTCGCTGGAACGGGTGGAGTTCGTTTCGAGCCTGCAGGACACTTTCGGGGTCCGAATCTCCGACGAGGCGGCGGCCGAAATTCTCACCGTCGACGATCTGGTCCGGGCCGTGGAAGGAGCCGAATCGCCCGCCACCGAATCGGAAGGGAGTTCCTGGCTCTCCTGGGGAGAGATCCTGGCGAACCCCCTGGAAGGACAGGATGCGGTCCTCATGCGCAAGACGCTGGGCCAAGGGCGTCTGTCGGACCTGGCCTTCTACGCCACGGCCAAGACGGTCCATACGCTGGCGCGGGTCCTCTTCCGCGTCAAGACCCGCGGCACCGAGAACCTGCCCCGCGAGTATCCGTTCATGCTCTGTCCCAACCACCTCAGCTACCTGGACGCGTTTCTGGTGGCGGCAGTCCTTCCCTACCGTCTGACCCGGCGCCTCTTCTTTCTGGGGTACAGCGACTATTTCGTCGGCCGGTTCACGTCGTTGGTGGGCCGGTTCCTCAAGGTGGTTCCGGTGGACTCGGACCGCTATCTCCGCCAGGCCCTGCGCCTGGGAGCCGAGGGGCTCAAGAAGGGGAAGGTCCTGTGTGTCTTCCCCGAGGGCACCCGCTCCATCGACGGCCGGCTGAAGCCGTTCCGGAAAGGACCCGCCATCCTTTCCACGGAACTCAAGGTGCCCGTCGTCCCGGTGGGAATCGCGGGGACTTACGAAGCCTGGCGCCGCGGCTCGAACCGGATCCGCCTCCACCCGGTGGAGATCACGTTCGGCAAGCCCTTCCTGCCGGAGCCGGCGGACTACCAGGAGGCGACCCAACGCATCTTCCGTTCCGTGGAGCAGTTGATCCCGACCCGGAAGCCGGCGTAACGGTCCCGCTGGAACGCCTGCCGGAAGCCTCAAGCCCGGCCGCCTTCCGCGACGACTCCCTTCACGGGCTGTTAACAAAAGCTGTTAACATGAGAAACATGGAGGAGGCGCCCCCCTCACTGCCGCTGCGGCACCTGGACACGCTCTGGTTCCAGGTCGCGGGGACGCTCTGCAACCTGCGCTGCAGCCACTGCTTCATCAGTTGTTCCCCGGACAACCACACGCTGGAGTTGATGGAAGCTCCCCGCATCTTCCGCTACCTGGACGACGCGCGGAGAATGGGGGTGAAGGAGGTCTACTTCACCGGCGGCGAGCCCTTCATTCACCGGTCCTTCCTGGCCATACTCGAATCGGCACTCCAGGATTTCCCGGTCTCCGTGCTGACCAACGGCGTCCTTATTGACGAGGCGAAAGCGGACCGCCTGCGCCGGATCGCCGACGGCTCCCGTTTCTCCCTCGAGATCCGCATCAGCATCGACGACTACGAAGAGACGCGAAACGACGCCATTCGCGGCAAGGGGACGTTTCGCAAGGCTCTGGAAGCGTACAAGCTGCTTTATGACCGCCAATTCCTCCCCATCCTCACGGTCACCGAGATGAGGGACTACCTGAGCCCGCAGGGGGAAGAGCGAGACCTTCACGGCCGCTACGTGAAGCTGCTCCGGTCCGTCGGCGTCGACCGGCCCCGGATCAAGGTCATCCCCATCTTCGAAATGGGAATGCTGCCGGCGCCCGCCGAGCAACGCCCCGTGACGCCGGAGATGCTTCGCGAACTGGACCCGGACACACTGCAATGCTCCTCTTCGCGAATCGTGGCTCACGACGGAGTCTATGCCTGCCCCATCCTGGTGGGCGAGCCGGAGGCCCGATTGGCGGATGACCTGGAGGGAGGCCTCCGGGACTGTTCCCTTTATCATTCTTCCTGCCAAACGTGCTACGTCACCGGCATGACCTGCAAGAACTTCTGATGAGGCGGTTTCTAACCGCCGAACTCCCGCGGCGCAAAGCGGCGGCGGAAGAATGGGCGATTGGAAATCGCTCCTTATGAACAAGAACTATCGTAGGGTCGCCCTCTTCGGAGGCGTCTACAACAACTACCTGGCGCTCGGCGAACTGATGCGGGAATGCCGCGCGTCCCGCGTCGACGCCATCTTCTGCCTGGGCGACATGGGGGCCTTCGGACCCCATCCGGACCGGTCCTTTCCGCTTCTGCGGTCCGGCGGGATCCAGAGCATCGCGGGAAACTACGACGTGTCGCTGGCGCAGGGCAATGAGGACTGCGGCTGCGGCTACACCGACCCCTCCGACAACCATTTCGCCCGCATCAGCTACGACTACACTTTCCGGAACACCTCCCGGGAGAACAAGAAGTGGCTGGGAACGCTCCCGTCCAGCCTCTCCTTCGGACTGGGCCCGCTGAAGGTCCGCCTCTGCCACGGATCGCCCCGCCAGATCAACGAGTTCCTGTGGGACAGCACGTCGCCCGACCATCTGCTCTCCGGTTTTCTGGACAGCGCCGGAGCGGATGTCCTCTGCTGCACCCATACGGGATTGAAGTGGCACCGGGAGTTGCCCGGCCGCAAGCATTTCTTCAACGTCGGGGTCATCGGCCGCCCCGAGAACGACGGACGCACCAACGTCTGGTACACCGTCCTGGAATTCGACGGCCACGGTTTTCGGCACGAATTCCGGCCGCTCCGATACGATCACCGGCGGCTGGCCCGGGAGATGCGCGACGAAGGGCTGCCGGAGGAATTCGTGGAGACCGCCCGGACGGGATGGTGGACCACCTGCCTGGAAATCATGCCCTCCAGGGAACGGCGAAGCGGAAGATTCTAGCGGGAGAAGCGCGGGTCGTTACGGGCGGCTGAATCCGCCGGTTTCAAGCCGGCGGGGGAGCGGCGTAGGCCGTAGGATCGGGCACCCCTGATTCGGCAAAGGCGTCGATGCGTTCCTTGCACTTCCCGCAGACGCCGCAGTGCACTCCGCCCCGCGACTCGGCGCAACTGAGAGTCAACTCCAGCGGCAGATCCCGGCCCAACCGGATCACTTCGGCTTTGGACATGCCCGCGAGGGGCCGCAGGAGACGCAGCGGAAAATCCAGGCCGCGGCTCAGCGTGCGTTCCAGGCCCTCGAAGAACTCGGGTGTGGCGTCGGAGAAGGGATTGGTGCCCAGAATACCCAGAGCAATCCTGCCCACGGAGTTGAGGCGGCACCACACCGCCGCCTTGACCAGGAGAACCAGGTTCCTCCCCGGAATCTCCCACCGCTCGTCCGGCTCATGGTAGCCGGGAATCCCGGCGCCGGAGCTGTGCCACAACCCGCCGTAGACGTCGCTCATGGGCAGATCCAGAACCTGAACCGGGTCGATTCGAGGATGAGCCACGGCTTGCAGGAAAGCGTCCAGACGCGCCAGCTCCTCGCTTTCCCAGACCAGGCCGCATTTGACGTAGACGGGACTGACCCATTGAGCCGGCCGGGTCAGCATGACCAGCATCACGCAACTGTCCAGTCCGCCGCTCACCAGGACAGCGGTTCGATCAGTCATCCCCGCGATACTCGGCGTAGGCGTCATGCGTTTCCCAGAGCCGAACCGCCTTCACCGGCAGGCGGCTCGCCCGGGCTTCGTGGAAAATGAGCTTGGCGATGTTCTCGGCGGTGGGATTCGCCTTCATCACGAAGGGGCTCTCCCCCACCTTGCGCAACGCTTCGATGAGGGGATCGTCCTCCCGCAGAAGCATCCGATGATCCAACTGCCCGTCGATGAAGCGCGCGACTTCTTTCTTCACGTCTCCGAAGTCGTAGACCATGCCCCGATGGTCCAACTCGCGGCTGGAGAGCTCGATTTCCAGGACTCCATTGTGTCCATGGGCGTGGGCGCACTTGCCGTCGTAATCCAACAGCCGGTGTCCGTAGCAAAAGTGCAGCCGCTTGACGATGGTGTGCCGGCCCGCAGCCATCTTCTCGCCACTCCGGCTCATCCGCCACCCTCCGTCAGGATCACGAACCACCTTCGGGGACCGTGCATCCCCTTGACCAGCACTTTTCCGATGTCCGCGGTCCGGCTCGGCCCCGTGACCAGGGTGAGCGCGCTTCCCTTCTCTCCGGGCCGAATCCTTTCGAAGAGCTGATCCATGTTGGAGAGAAGGTCCCCATGCGCCAGAAACACGATGTGGGTCTCTGGAAGAACGTTGAGCAGCCGTCCGCGGCCAGGCCCGACCGTCTGCACGACGGTTCCGGTCTCGGCGATGCCGAATGCGGCACTGGAGGCGGAGACGGGAATCGCGGCCAACCGGTCCAGCTCGATGGAGTGGGCCGCCAGCGTGATGGGGAGCCGGACCCGTCCCTGGTAGTGGTAGCTGAAGACCAGGTTGGGGGTGGAGAATGACTCAGGCAGGCGCAGCCTGTAGGGCAAGCCGTGCTTGATGAAGATCTTCTCTTCTTCCCAGAAGACCTCGGTATGCCCCGTCTGCTCCAGGACCTGGGAGAGCACCTCCGCCGGGCTCCGGTTCCGGGCATCCAGAAACACGCCTCCGACCGCCTCCAATTCCCGGCGGAAGACCTCCACCGGATCCTGGAACCTGGGGGCCTCGGGATATCCGGCCGGCAACGGAACCGGCGCGCCGGCGCCGCAGGCCGAACGAACCTTCTGCAGGATCCGCGGGCGGCTCACTTCTCCTCCTTGTCGAGCGCATGGAACTGCTCCCGGAAACTCTTTTCAGGAAGCGGCGGCAGATCCCGGTACCGGTCCCACCCGCTGAAAGGGGGCATCGGCACCCGCATTCGCCCCTCGCGCACGAAGTAGGGCTGCACCCGGCGCACCAGCTTGCCCAGGAATCCATACCGGCCGGGAGAGCTCATGGCCCAGGCCCAGAACTGCATGGCCCAGGCCTCCAGCGGCAGATGCCGGGCCAGGCGCTGCCGGCTCCGCTGGACCCGTTCCCGCAGCTTCAGCAGGATGTGCGGAATCTCGATCTTGACCGGACAGGTCTCGTAGCAGGCGCCGCAGAGCGAGGATGCGAAGGGATGTTCGGGCGCCTCCTCCGCCGAGGTCAGTTGGGGAGTCAAAATGGCGCCGATCGGCCCCTGATACGTGGACCCGTAAGCGTGTCCGCCGATCCGCTGGTACACGGGGCAGACGTTAAGGCAGGCGCCGCAACGGATGCAGGCCAGCGTCTGCCTCAATTCCGGGTCGGCCAGAATCCGGCTCCGGCCGTTGTCCACCAGCACCAGGTAGAATTCCCGCGGGCCGTCCCACTCTCCCTCCCGGCGGGGGCCGTTGATGAAATTGACGTAGCTGGTGCTCTTTTGCCCGGTGGCGCTCCGGGAGAGGAGCTTCAGGAACACCGCCAGGTCGCGGGCCCGGGGAATCACCTTCTCGATCCCCATGATGGCGATGTGCACCTCCGGCAGGGAGGCGCAGAGGCGAACGTTCCCTTCGTTTTCCACCACCACCAGCGTTCCGGTTTCGGCGACGCCGAAATTCACGCCGGTGATCCCTGCGCCGGCCGTCAGGAAATGGCGTCTCAGGACGGCTCTCGCCGTGGCTGTGATCGCCTCCACGTCGTCGGTGGGAGGCATTTCCAACTCGCGGCCGAAGAGCTCGACCACTTCCTCCTTCGACTTGTGCAGGGCCGGAGTCACGATGTGAAAGGGCGTCTCCCGGGAGAGCTGGATGATGTACTCGCCCAGGTCCGTCTCCACCGGGTCGAACTGGGCCTTCTCCAACTCTTCGTTGAGATGGATCTCCTCTCCCAGCATGGTCTTGCTCTTGGCCACCTTCTTGATCTCGCGCTCCTGGAGCAGACCCACGATGAACTCCAGCGCCTCGGCTCCGGTGTCGGCCCAGACCACCTTGCCGCCCTGAGCCATGACCTTCCGCTCCAGCTCCTGCAGATAGTGGTCGAGGCGGGAGAGGGTATGAGCCTTGACGTCGTGGGCATGCTGACGGAGCTCCTCCCAGTTGGAGACCTCCGCGACGGCGCGGTCCCGGGACAGGAGCGACTTTTCCAGTGCCGGTTTCAGGTTGGCCTGGAGGGTGGCGTCGGACAACACCGCCGAGGTGTTGGGCCGGATCCTGAGCTGCATCCAACTATTCCTCGAACTTGGCCAACAGCTCGGCCAGGTGCAGGGTCCGGACCTGGGACCCCCGGCGCTGGAGCAGTCCGCCGATGTGCATCAGGCAACTGACGTCGTTGGCCACCACGTAGCGGGCCCCCGACTGGTGAATCGTCTCCACCTTGTCCTCTCCGATGGCCGCGGAAACGTCGGCGAACTTGACCGAGAAGGTCCCGCCGAACCCGCAACACCGGGCGGCGTTGGGCATTTCCAGGAAGCGGACTCCTTCG
This Acidobacteriota bacterium DNA region includes the following protein-coding sequences:
- a CDS encoding AMP-binding protein, with translation MDLHFFRQLERHLEAIPDQMALQGINDDGREVFTYRRIGREVSSIALFLQDHGVREGDTVAILMENHPRWGIAFLAAQSTGAVMAPFDVLHTDETLAYLLEHAGCQFVICSERFHPRLESIWKHLGCTLPVLAVGDVPEAENQWDQVLEEFDGNASMPLVERGTDEPFLILYTSGTTGNPKGVVLSRRNVYRNMGELLKMIQVSSQDHILSVLPLYHVLALMANFIIPLYAGARVTYLDTLEAQRVLRAFREELVTIFVCVPQFYYLLHRRILQEIEKQPLVRRLVFRCLLAFSRLCNRQLGFNPGRTLFRPLHSKFGLQFRYFGVGGARFDEKVALSLRDLGFTIIQAYGMTETAALATLNPPSTRELGSVGMPLPHVRIRIQDPDSDGIGRVLMRGENIMQGYWKNPEETEKTFRDGWLDSGDLGYVSESGSLYITGRDKEMIVLPSGKNVFPEEVEHHYQSHCPYIKEMCVLGVQTPDGEVQERLHAVIVPDFDVLRSNQVVNSQEMIHYLLEGISQELPAYKRVHSFAIRTEPLPRTTTRKIKRFVLQQEVEASAADEPPARFEAASAPASPTEERIFELLRRTRKAPIIHREMNLELDLRFDSLERVEFVSSLQDTFGVRISDEAAAEILTVDDLVRAVEGAESPATESEGSSWLSWGEILANPLEGQDAVLMRKTLGQGRLSDLAFYATAKTVHTLARVLFRVKTRGTENLPREYPFMLCPNHLSYLDAFLVAAVLPYRLTRRLFFLGYSDYFVGRFTSLVGRFLKVVPVDSDRYLRQALRLGAEGLKKGKVLCVFPEGTRSIDGRLKPFRKGPAILSTELKVPVVPVGIAGTYEAWRRGSNRIRLHPVEITFGKPFLPEPADYQEATQRIFRSVEQLIPTRKPA
- a CDS encoding radical SAM protein translates to MRNMEEAPPSLPLRHLDTLWFQVAGTLCNLRCSHCFISCSPDNHTLELMEAPRIFRYLDDARRMGVKEVYFTGGEPFIHRSFLAILESALQDFPVSVLTNGVLIDEAKADRLRRIADGSRFSLEIRISIDDYEETRNDAIRGKGTFRKALEAYKLLYDRQFLPILTVTEMRDYLSPQGEERDLHGRYVKLLRSVGVDRPRIKVIPIFEMGMLPAPAEQRPVTPEMLRELDPDTLQCSSSRIVAHDGVYACPILVGEPEARLADDLEGGLRDCSLYHSSCQTCYVTGMTCKNF
- a CDS encoding metallophosphoesterase family protein, producing the protein MNKNYRRVALFGGVYNNYLALGELMRECRASRVDAIFCLGDMGAFGPHPDRSFPLLRSGGIQSIAGNYDVSLAQGNEDCGCGYTDPSDNHFARISYDYTFRNTSRENKKWLGTLPSSLSFGLGPLKVRLCHGSPRQINEFLWDSTSPDHLLSGFLDSAGADVLCCTHTGLKWHRELPGRKHFFNVGVIGRPENDGRTNVWYTVLEFDGHGFRHEFRPLRYDHRRLAREMRDEGLPEEFVETARTGWWTTCLEIMPSRERRSGRF
- a CDS encoding 7-cyano-7-deazaguanine synthase, whose protein sequence is MTDRTAVLVSGGLDSCVMLVMLTRPAQWVSPVYVKCGLVWESEELARLDAFLQAVAHPRIDPVQVLDLPMSDVYGGLWHSSGAGIPGYHEPDERWEIPGRNLVLLVKAAVWCRLNSVGRIALGILGTNPFSDATPEFFEGLERTLSRGLDFPLRLLRPLAGMSKAEVIRLGRDLPLELTLSCAESRGGVHCGVCGKCKERIDAFAESGVPDPTAYAAPPPA
- a CDS encoding 6-carboxytetrahydropterin synthase yields the protein MSRSGEKMAAGRHTIVKRLHFCYGHRLLDYDGKCAHAHGHNGVLEIELSSRELDHRGMVYDFGDVKKEVARFIDGQLDHRMLLREDDPLIEALRKVGESPFVMKANPTAENIAKLIFHEARASRLPVKAVRLWETHDAYAEYRGDD
- a CDS encoding LUD domain-containing protein; this encodes MSRPRILQKVRSACGAGAPVPLPAGYPEAPRFQDPVEVFRRELEAVGGVFLDARNRSPAEVLSQVLEQTGHTEVFWEEEKIFIKHGLPYRLRLPESFSTPNLVFSYHYQGRVRLPITLAAHSIELDRLAAIPVSASSAAFGIAETGTVVQTVGPGRGRLLNVLPETHIVFLAHGDLLSNMDQLFERIRPGEKGSALTLVTGPSRTADIGKVLVKGMHGPRRWFVILTEGGG
- a CDS encoding LutB/LldF family L-lactate oxidation iron-sulfur protein; this encodes MQLRIRPNTSAVLSDATLQANLKPALEKSLLSRDRAVAEVSNWEELRQHAHDVKAHTLSRLDHYLQELERKVMAQGGKVVWADTGAEALEFIVGLLQEREIKKVAKSKTMLGEEIHLNEELEKAQFDPVETDLGEYIIQLSRETPFHIVTPALHKSKEEVVELFGRELEMPPTDDVEAITATARAVLRRHFLTAGAGITGVNFGVAETGTLVVVENEGNVRLCASLPEVHIAIMGIEKVIPRARDLAVFLKLLSRSATGQKSTSYVNFINGPRREGEWDGPREFYLVLVDNGRSRILADPELRQTLACIRCGACLNVCPVYQRIGGHAYGSTYQGPIGAILTPQLTSAEEAPEHPFASSLCGACYETCPVKIEIPHILLKLRERVQRSRQRLARHLPLEAWAMQFWAWAMSSPGRYGFLGKLVRRVQPYFVREGRMRVPMPPFSGWDRYRDLPPLPEKSFREQFHALDKEEK